One segment of Rhodothermus profundi DNA contains the following:
- a CDS encoding RagB/SusD family nutrient uptake outer membrane protein, translating into MIRWNSNTRRVAGMTLLAFLLLSGCTDLSEETFSVITPDKFYKTEKEITAALAPIYAQLRALEWSYWTMSQVTTDETVVPTRGQDWFDDRRWLNLHEHNFQPTQVDFNGAWVDLYTGIARANGLLQTLAEIEAPNEAQLEAEVRLLRALYYYFLLDLFGNVPIVGDDEFVVDPNNPPATEPRERVFRFVESELLFARDNLPETPPLPGRVTRWVAEALLANLYLNAGVFTKNSTEIDPNGYNSCMDVQTSGGQNACQAAVQHADNVINSGYFRLAEGEEWFQNFLPNNENSPEIIFATQHLPEPGLGMNFQMRTLHYFQLEPSPWNGHAILAETYNLFDDDDLRKTIFLVGQQYAEPRGNCIGSQCYSQGEPLTDRAGNPLAYTPEIQNIFNATEYEGVRVLKYGPDPNHVGGDHGNDYAWFRLPEMYLIKAEALNELNGPTQEVVDLINAVRNRVFEPDKPISLADYPTKEAMREAILNERLFEFTWEAKRRQDLIRHGKFTRAYQFKPQSDPKVLLLPIPQQQLDANPNLVQNPGY; encoded by the coding sequence ATGATACGTTGGAATAGCAACACGCGGCGGGTTGCAGGAATGACGCTCCTGGCTTTCCTGCTGCTCAGTGGCTGCACGGATTTGAGTGAGGAGACCTTCTCGGTGATCACGCCGGACAAGTTCTACAAGACCGAAAAGGAAATTACCGCCGCGCTGGCGCCCATCTACGCGCAGCTCCGGGCGCTGGAATGGAGCTATTGGACCATGAGTCAGGTTACCACCGACGAAACGGTGGTGCCAACGCGTGGCCAGGACTGGTTCGACGACCGCCGCTGGCTTAACCTGCATGAGCACAACTTCCAGCCTACCCAGGTAGACTTCAACGGAGCCTGGGTAGACCTGTACACCGGAATCGCCCGGGCCAACGGCTTGCTTCAGACGCTGGCCGAAATTGAGGCGCCTAACGAGGCCCAGCTGGAGGCCGAGGTGCGCTTGCTACGGGCACTTTATTACTACTTCCTGCTGGATCTCTTCGGAAATGTGCCGATTGTCGGGGACGATGAGTTCGTGGTAGATCCCAATAACCCGCCAGCTACGGAGCCGCGGGAAAGGGTCTTCCGTTTCGTAGAAAGCGAACTGCTCTTTGCACGTGACAACCTGCCGGAGACTCCTCCGCTGCCCGGACGCGTAACCCGATGGGTCGCGGAAGCCCTTTTAGCTAACCTGTATCTGAACGCCGGCGTCTTTACCAAAAACAGCACGGAAATCGATCCAAACGGCTATAACTCCTGCATGGACGTGCAGACCAGCGGGGGACAGAATGCCTGCCAGGCGGCTGTCCAGCATGCGGACAACGTGATTAACTCGGGCTACTTCCGGCTGGCAGAGGGCGAAGAGTGGTTCCAGAACTTCCTGCCCAACAACGAGAACTCCCCGGAAATCATCTTTGCCACGCAACATCTGCCCGAACCAGGACTGGGCATGAACTTCCAGATGCGCACGCTCCACTACTTCCAACTGGAACCGTCGCCCTGGAACGGCCATGCCATTCTGGCCGAAACTTACAATCTGTTTGACGATGACGACCTGCGGAAAACCATCTTCCTGGTGGGGCAGCAGTATGCGGAACCGCGCGGCAACTGCATTGGCAGCCAATGCTACTCGCAGGGAGAACCGCTGACTGACCGGGCAGGCAATCCGCTGGCCTATACGCCAGAGATCCAGAATATCTTCAATGCGACCGAATATGAGGGCGTGCGCGTGCTCAAGTACGGACCCGACCCGAACCATGTGGGAGGCGATCACGGCAACGACTATGCCTGGTTCCGGCTGCCGGAGATGTACCTGATCAAGGCGGAAGCGCTGAACGAACTGAACGGGCCCACTCAGGAAGTAGTGGACCTGATCAATGCCGTGCGCAACCGCGTCTTTGAGCCGGACAAGCCGATCAGCCTGGCCGACTATCCCACGAAAGAGGCCATGCGGGAGGCTATCCTGAACGAGCGGCTCTTTGAGTTCACCTGGGAAGCCAAACGGCGCCAGGACCTGATCCGTCACGGCAAATTTACACGGGCCTACCAGTTCAAGCCGCAGAGCGATCCGAAAGTGTTGTTGCTCCCGATTCCGCAGCAGCAACTCGACGCCAACCCGAACCTGGTTCAGAATCCGGGCTATTGA
- a CDS encoding VCBS repeat-containing protein — protein MQRWSLRISWCYGFGLLLLIGTGGCRKAEAPPDTLFETVSPRQTGIRFTNRLHETQEFNVFIYRNFYNGGGVGLGDFNGDGRLDVFLTANQGPNRLYLNRGNWRFEDVTEKAGVAGTKPWTTGVAVADVDGNGWLDLYVCYAGPFADSLRANELYLNLGPDEAGIPRFREAAAELGLADTGFSVHAAFFDYDRDGDLDVYVLNNSMRPIISLDFRNTRHERNHEGGDRLYRNDNGRFVDVSAEAGIYGPEIAFGLGVTVADLNRDGWPDLYISNDFFERDYLYLNQGDGTFREVLEEAMAYLSLSSMGADAADIDNDGLPELFVTDMLPEEDARLKTTTTFEGWQLYQTKVENGFYHQFTRNTLQYNNGDGTFSEIGMWAGVAATDWSWAALIFDADLDGYKDIFVANGIFWDVIDQDYLEYLSAEETMRAVIREEGVDYLTLIRRMPSHPLPNYAFRNNGDRTFTNQAQEWGLGQPGFSSGAAYGDLDGDGDLDLIVNDVNGPARVYRNQARERLGRRFLQVQLVGTPPNTQGIGAQVTVLAGEQRFYQEQMPNRGFQSSVDPVLTFGLGSLDTVDAVVVVWPDGRYEMRRHVATNQRLVFRQEEALVGQPDEPLVPARARPRFVEVTERVALHYRHQEDAFVDFLREGLMPWMRSREGPRVAVGDVNGDGRDDFYLGGAKGFPGALFVQQPDGRFARTNEALFAVDALSEDIGAVFFDADGDGDLDLYVVSGGNAYAPRAPALQDRLYLNDGQGRFRKAVNHLPRIRSSGGPVAAADYDGDGDVDLFVGGRVEPWFYGQAPESLLLLNNGQGRFTNVADAQAPGLSRVGMVTDAAWADFDGDGQLDLLVVGEWMPLTIFRNTGNGRLERWELPDLATTSGIWHRVAVADFDGDGDPDFIAANLGLNTPLKASPETPLRLFVKDFDQNGFADHLLARPESTAVGWRHRPLNLRRELLGQLPFLRARIPSHAAYARMMLEDFLQPEELEGAVVLEVQELRSLYVENRGNGRFRLHPLPAEAQWAPLYGLLVDDFDGDGHLDVLAGGNFRWAQTGLGLMEAIYGLWLKGDGQGHFAVIPPRDSGFFVRGEVRDLQQLARPGQRPLILVARNDDTPRFFVVLP, from the coding sequence ATGCAGCGCTGGTCGTTACGAATTAGCTGGTGTTACGGCTTCGGTCTGCTATTGCTGATCGGAACAGGAGGGTGCCGCAAGGCCGAAGCACCCCCCGACACCCTGTTTGAGACGGTATCGCCACGTCAAACGGGCATTCGCTTCACCAATCGCCTGCACGAAACGCAAGAGTTTAACGTTTTTATCTATCGCAATTTCTATAACGGCGGCGGCGTTGGACTGGGCGATTTCAACGGCGACGGCCGACTGGATGTATTTCTGACGGCCAACCAGGGCCCCAATCGGCTGTACCTGAACCGGGGCAACTGGCGCTTCGAAGACGTTACGGAAAAAGCCGGGGTGGCCGGCACAAAACCCTGGACAACCGGGGTGGCGGTGGCCGACGTGGACGGTAATGGCTGGCTGGATCTATACGTATGTTATGCCGGACCCTTTGCCGATAGCCTCCGCGCCAATGAACTGTACCTGAACCTGGGGCCCGATGAAGCGGGCATTCCGCGCTTTCGCGAAGCCGCCGCCGAACTGGGCCTGGCCGACACCGGCTTTTCGGTCCATGCCGCCTTTTTCGATTATGACCGGGACGGAGACCTGGACGTCTACGTGCTGAACAACTCCATGCGGCCCATCATCAGTCTGGACTTCCGCAACACGCGCCATGAACGCAACCACGAAGGCGGCGACCGCCTGTATCGCAACGATAACGGCCGCTTTGTAGATGTAAGTGCCGAAGCCGGCATCTATGGACCGGAAATCGCTTTTGGCCTGGGGGTAACCGTGGCCGATCTCAACCGGGATGGCTGGCCCGACCTGTACATTTCCAATGATTTCTTTGAGCGCGACTACCTCTATTTGAATCAGGGCGACGGCACCTTCCGGGAAGTTCTGGAAGAGGCCATGGCCTATCTCAGCCTGTCGTCTATGGGCGCAGACGCTGCCGACATCGACAATGATGGGCTACCGGAGCTTTTTGTAACCGACATGCTGCCCGAAGAGGATGCGCGGCTGAAAACTACGACCACCTTCGAAGGCTGGCAGCTCTATCAGACCAAAGTGGAGAACGGGTTTTACCACCAGTTTACCCGCAACACCCTGCAATACAACAACGGAGACGGCACCTTCAGCGAAATCGGTATGTGGGCCGGGGTGGCCGCGACCGACTGGAGCTGGGCCGCGCTGATCTTTGATGCTGATCTGGATGGGTATAAGGATATCTTTGTGGCCAACGGTATCTTCTGGGACGTGATCGATCAGGATTACCTCGAATACCTGTCGGCCGAAGAAACCATGCGGGCGGTCATTCGAGAGGAAGGGGTCGATTACCTGACGCTGATCCGAAGAATGCCCTCCCATCCCCTCCCAAACTACGCCTTTCGCAACAACGGAGACCGCACGTTTACAAATCAGGCGCAGGAGTGGGGGCTCGGACAACCCGGTTTTTCCAGTGGAGCCGCCTACGGGGATCTGGACGGCGATGGCGATCTGGACCTGATTGTCAACGACGTGAACGGGCCGGCGCGCGTCTACCGCAACCAGGCCCGGGAACGATTGGGAAGACGCTTTCTGCAGGTGCAACTGGTGGGCACGCCGCCTAATACTCAGGGAATCGGGGCCCAGGTGACAGTACTGGCAGGAGAGCAGCGCTTCTACCAGGAGCAGATGCCCAACCGGGGGTTCCAGTCGTCCGTGGATCCGGTGCTGACCTTTGGGCTGGGAAGCCTGGACACCGTGGATGCGGTGGTTGTGGTCTGGCCCGACGGCCGCTACGAGATGCGTCGTCACGTAGCCACCAACCAGCGGCTGGTCTTCCGGCAGGAAGAGGCCCTGGTCGGTCAGCCTGACGAGCCGCTGGTCCCGGCACGGGCGAGGCCCCGCTTTGTAGAGGTTACCGAACGGGTTGCCCTGCATTACCGCCACCAGGAAGATGCCTTCGTGGACTTTCTGCGCGAAGGACTCATGCCCTGGATGCGTTCCCGTGAGGGGCCGCGTGTGGCCGTAGGGGATGTAAATGGCGACGGGCGTGACGATTTCTATCTGGGAGGAGCCAAAGGCTTTCCGGGAGCGCTTTTTGTCCAGCAGCCTGATGGTCGGTTCGCACGCACCAATGAGGCCCTGTTTGCCGTGGATGCGCTCTCCGAGGATATAGGCGCCGTGTTTTTCGACGCGGATGGGGACGGGGATCTGGACCTGTACGTGGTCAGTGGTGGCAATGCTTACGCCCCCCGGGCCCCGGCCCTCCAGGATCGGCTGTACCTGAACGATGGGCAGGGACGCTTCCGAAAGGCTGTAAACCACCTGCCGCGCATTCGCAGCAGCGGCGGACCCGTAGCAGCGGCCGACTATGATGGAGACGGCGATGTCGATCTGTTTGTGGGAGGACGCGTTGAGCCCTGGTTCTATGGCCAGGCGCCGGAAAGCCTGCTGCTACTTAATAACGGGCAGGGACGCTTTACCAACGTCGCCGATGCGCAGGCACCGGGTCTGTCCCGCGTAGGCATGGTGACCGACGCGGCCTGGGCGGACTTTGACGGCGACGGACAGCTTGACCTGCTCGTCGTGGGCGAATGGATGCCACTCACGATCTTCCGCAATACCGGAAACGGTCGGCTGGAACGCTGGGAGCTACCCGACCTGGCCACCACTTCGGGCATCTGGCACCGCGTAGCGGTGGCGGACTTCGACGGCGATGGTGATCCAGACTTTATCGCGGCAAATCTGGGGCTGAATACGCCCCTGAAAGCGTCTCCGGAGACACCGCTTCGGCTTTTTGTGAAGGACTTTGATCAAAACGGCTTTGCGGATCACCTGTTGGCCCGTCCCGAAAGCACCGCTGTTGGATGGCGGCACCGTCCCCTGAACCTGCGCCGCGAACTGCTGGGCCAGTTGCCTTTTCTCCGCGCCCGCATTCCTTCGCATGCCGCCTATGCGCGCATGATGTTAGAAGATTTTCTACAACCAGAGGAGCTGGAAGGCGCAGTGGTGCTGGAGGTGCAGGAATTGCGCAGCCTGTACGTAGAAAACCGCGGAAACGGACGTTTCCGACTGCATCCACTGCCGGCTGAAGCCCAGTGGGCTCCGCTTTACGGGTTGCTGGTGGATGATTTTGACGGGGATGGTCATCTGGATGTGCTGGCCGGAGGCAACTTCCGGTGGGCGCAGACAGGACTTGGCCTGATGGAAGCGATCTACGGCCTCTGGCTCAAAGGGGATGGACAGGGACATTTTGCGGTGATACCGCCGCGCGACAGTGGCTTTTTTGTGCGCGGTGAAGTGCGGGATCTGCAGCAACTTGCGCGTCCCGGCCAGCGTCCGCTGATTCTGGTGGCCCGTAATGACGACACGCCTCGGTTTTTTGTAGTGCTTCCGTAG
- a CDS encoding VCBS repeat-containing protein — protein MRKTFLLLWLAGLVACRPDEPPLFEQVDPDQTGITFVNEVPIDTAFNIINYMYYYDGAGVAAGDFNGDGWPDLYFVANRGPNRLYLNRGNWRFEDVTEKAGVAGSGNWNTGVAVADVDGNGWLDLYLVTFSNYLDRTGRNQLFLNQGPDAEGIPRFREAAAEFGLDIAAYGSQAVFFDYDRDGDLDLYLLNRALHTEESFGPAERLRHRFDPNASDRLLRNDNGHFVDVTTEAGIVDGLIGYGLGVVVSDLDQDGWPDLYVANDFHEDDRIYRNNGDGTFTDVLRTATAYTSQASMGVDAGDVDNDGLPDLVVLDMMPFDPAIFKTADGPESFELFQRKRQFGYHPQYPHNVLLRNLGAWQFVDVAFQAGVAATDWSWAALLADLDNDGYQDLLVTNGIYHRPNDLDYIRYVGQPEVQQALAQGLSPELLKELLRHMPRVPQPNFAFHNNRDGTFTNRAQAWGLGRPGFSTGAVYVDLDRDGDLDLVTNEINAPAAVYRNHVRERTGAHYLRLVLEGEGMNRLGIGARVTLHYGDSLQLREQQPVRGWLSSVEPVLHFGLGTRAQVDSVVVVWPDGRCEVRRNVAADQTLVFRQADAQQRCPSPPSAPLLFQDLTERAGLPYRHKENAFVDFTREPLQPHRLSREGPALAVGDVNGDGLGDVFLGGAKWQPARLLVQQPDGTFQSTNEALWEEESRYEDVDALFFDADGDGDLDLYVVSAGNEWWGQAEALRDRLYRNDGHGRFVRDEQALPDLFANGCCVRAADYDRDGDLDLFVGGRVEARRYGEDPRSYLLENQGNGTFVDVTETRAPALARVGMVTDAAWGDFNGDGRLDLLVVGEWLPLTLFFQEQNGRLTPVYLENTEGWWFSVQVADLDRDGDLDFVAGNLGLNATLQATPERPVQLYLHDFDQNGHPDPLLVAYWGEQAYPVATIDLLARRFPALGRRFASYHDWGARTLAELFGEEAVQQATIRRAYTFASVWAENDGQGHFTLHVLPEAAQWFPVRALLVADLTGDGRLDVIAAGNFDEANPALGHYGHGPGVVLVQQAAGAFTALRPGTSGLVLRGQVRHLAWLQRPEGGQWLLVARNDAPLQVLAVHTKRKAPLEGAAPSAGLSEGDPSRLQTY, from the coding sequence ATGCGAAAAACCTTCCTGCTGCTATGGCTGGCAGGCCTGGTCGCCTGTCGACCTGATGAACCTCCGCTATTTGAACAAGTGGATCCCGATCAAACGGGCATCACCTTCGTCAACGAAGTGCCCATCGACACCGCCTTTAACATCATCAATTACATGTACTACTATGACGGAGCAGGGGTGGCAGCAGGTGACTTCAACGGCGATGGCTGGCCCGACCTGTACTTTGTGGCCAACCGGGGCCCTAATCGGCTGTACCTGAACCGGGGCAACTGGCGCTTCGAAGACGTTACGGAAAAAGCCGGGGTGGCCGGCTCCGGCAACTGGAACACCGGCGTGGCTGTGGCCGATGTCGACGGCAACGGATGGCTTGATCTCTATCTGGTTACGTTCAGCAACTACCTGGATCGCACCGGACGCAATCAGCTCTTTCTGAATCAGGGGCCGGACGCCGAAGGAATCCCGCGTTTTCGGGAGGCAGCCGCCGAGTTCGGGCTGGATATTGCCGCCTATGGGTCGCAGGCCGTGTTTTTCGACTATGACCGCGATGGGGATCTGGACCTGTACCTGCTGAACCGAGCGCTTCATACAGAAGAAAGCTTTGGCCCGGCCGAACGACTCCGCCATCGCTTTGATCCAAACGCCAGTGATCGTCTGCTGCGCAACGATAACGGACACTTTGTGGATGTAACGACCGAAGCCGGGATTGTGGATGGGCTGATCGGGTATGGCCTGGGCGTGGTCGTGAGCGATCTGGATCAGGACGGCTGGCCCGATCTGTATGTGGCCAACGACTTTCACGAGGACGACCGGATCTATCGCAACAACGGCGACGGCACCTTCACGGACGTGCTGCGCACCGCTACGGCCTACACCTCGCAGGCGTCTATGGGAGTGGATGCCGGCGACGTCGATAACGATGGGCTGCCGGACCTGGTCGTGCTCGACATGATGCCCTTTGATCCGGCCATTTTCAAAACAGCCGATGGGCCCGAATCGTTTGAGTTGTTCCAGCGCAAGCGACAGTTCGGGTATCACCCCCAGTATCCGCACAACGTGCTGCTTCGTAACCTGGGCGCCTGGCAGTTCGTGGACGTGGCCTTTCAGGCAGGGGTGGCGGCTACCGATTGGAGCTGGGCCGCGCTACTGGCCGACCTGGACAACGACGGCTATCAGGATCTCTTGGTCACCAACGGCATCTACCACCGACCGAACGACCTGGACTATATCCGCTATGTAGGACAGCCCGAGGTGCAACAAGCCCTGGCGCAGGGGCTCTCGCCGGAACTGCTCAAAGAGCTGCTTCGCCATATGCCCCGGGTGCCCCAGCCCAATTTTGCATTTCACAACAACAGAGATGGCACGTTTACCAACCGAGCTCAAGCATGGGGGCTGGGACGACCGGGTTTCTCAACCGGGGCCGTATATGTGGACCTGGATCGCGATGGGGATCTGGACCTGGTCACCAACGAAATCAACGCGCCCGCTGCTGTCTACCGCAACCATGTCCGCGAGCGGACGGGGGCGCACTACCTGCGGCTTGTGCTTGAGGGAGAGGGGATGAACCGACTGGGCATCGGGGCCCGGGTAACCCTGCACTACGGAGACAGCCTGCAACTGCGCGAGCAGCAGCCTGTGCGCGGCTGGCTCTCTTCAGTCGAGCCGGTGCTGCACTTCGGGCTGGGCACCCGTGCGCAGGTAGACTCGGTAGTGGTCGTCTGGCCCGATGGCCGCTGCGAGGTGCGTCGGAACGTGGCAGCCGATCAGACGCTGGTCTTTCGGCAGGCCGATGCGCAGCAGCGATGTCCGTCCCCACCGTCTGCGCCTCTCCTTTTCCAGGATCTGACGGAGAGGGCGGGACTCCCGTACCGCCATAAGGAAAATGCCTTCGTAGACTTCACGCGAGAGCCGCTGCAACCGCACCGGCTTTCGCGGGAAGGGCCTGCGCTGGCCGTAGGTGACGTGAATGGAGATGGGCTGGGGGATGTTTTTCTGGGAGGAGCTAAGTGGCAGCCTGCCCGGCTGCTGGTGCAGCAACCCGACGGAACATTTCAATCGACTAACGAAGCGCTCTGGGAGGAGGAAAGCCGCTACGAGGATGTAGATGCCCTCTTCTTTGATGCCGATGGCGACGGCGATCTGGACCTGTACGTGGTCAGTGCAGGCAACGAGTGGTGGGGCCAGGCCGAAGCGCTGCGGGACCGGCTCTATCGCAATGACGGCCACGGACGGTTTGTCCGGGATGAGCAGGCGCTTCCTGATCTGTTTGCAAACGGGTGCTGCGTGCGCGCGGCCGACTACGATCGCGATGGCGATCTGGATTTGTTCGTAGGCGGACGGGTCGAGGCGCGTCGCTACGGAGAAGATCCCCGCAGTTACCTGCTGGAAAACCAGGGAAATGGCACCTTCGTGGATGTTACCGAAACACGGGCGCCTGCGCTGGCCCGCGTGGGGATGGTGACCGATGCCGCCTGGGGCGACTTCAACGGTGATGGACGGCTCGATTTGCTGGTGGTGGGCGAGTGGCTGCCCCTGACGTTGTTCTTCCAGGAGCAGAATGGTCGGCTGACGCCCGTTTATCTGGAAAATACCGAGGGGTGGTGGTTCAGCGTGCAGGTAGCCGACCTGGATCGCGACGGGGATCTGGACTTTGTAGCTGGCAATCTAGGGCTGAACGCGACGCTGCAGGCAACCCCTGAGCGACCTGTTCAGCTTTATCTGCACGACTTCGATCAGAACGGCCATCCTGATCCCCTGTTGGTCGCATACTGGGGAGAGCAAGCCTATCCGGTAGCGACCATTGATCTGCTGGCGCGACGCTTTCCGGCGCTGGGCCGGCGGTTTGCCAGCTATCATGACTGGGGCGCCCGAACCCTGGCAGAGCTTTTTGGAGAGGAGGCTGTGCAACAGGCAACCATTCGGCGGGCCTATACTTTTGCATCGGTCTGGGCCGAAAATGACGGGCAGGGCCATTTCACGCTCCATGTGCTGCCCGAGGCAGCGCAATGGTTTCCGGTGCGCGCGCTGCTGGTAGCCGATCTGACCGGAGACGGTCGGCTGGATGTCATAGCAGCCGGTAACTTTGACGAGGCCAATCCAGCGTTAGGACACTATGGCCACGGACCGGGCGTTGTGCTGGTGCAGCAGGCGGCGGGAGCCTTTACAGCCTTACGGCCTGGCACTTCGGGGCTGGTGCTACGTGGCCAGGTGCGCCACCTTGCCTGGCTGCAACGTCCGGAGGGAGGGCAGTGGCTGCTGGTAGCACGTAACGATGCCCCGCTTCAGGTTCTGGCAGTGCATACAAAGCGAAAAGCACCGCTGGAGGGAGCTGCCCCCTCGGCCGGCCTGTCGGAAGGAGACCCATCCAGGTTGCAGACATATTGA